ATCTTATAGCGGATTGCATGCGGCGGCACGCCGTCAAGCTGATTATTACCGGAAATGCTCGAGATTTCAGAAAGTTTTCTTTTCTTGACGTCATCAATCCATTCACCACCTCTCTGACTTCAGACCTCAGACCTCGGACCTCGGACCTCAAATACATCTCCTACGCCCGGCAATCTATCTCCGAGCAAGACGTGGCCTCTGTCTGCTCGGTCCTGCGTTCCGACTTCCTGACCCAGGGGCCGAAAGTCCCTGAATTCGAACAAGCAATTGCCGAGTACTGCAACGCCGGCCATGCCGTGGCCGTGAATTCCGGAACCAGCGCCCTGCACCTGGCCTGCCTGGCTCTGGGCCTGGGGATTGGGGACACGCTCTGGACATCGCCTATCACCTTCGTGGCCTCGGCCAACTGCGCTTTGTATTGCGGGGCGAACGTGGATTTCGTGGATATTGATCCACGAACATACAATCTCTGCCCCCAGACCCTGGAGAAGAAACTGCAAGCCGCGCAACAAACCGGCAAGCTGCCCAAGGTTGTTGTTCCCGTGCACTTCAGCGGCCAACCCTGCAACATGGAAGCCATCCACGAACTGGGCCGACAATACGGCTTCAGAATTCTGGAAGACGCCTCCCATGCCTTGGGAGCCCGTTACAAGAATGAGCCCGTGGGCAACTGCCGATACAGCGATATCACGGTGTTCAGCTTTCACCCCGTGAAGAGCATCACCACGGGCGGGGGCGGGATGGCGGTGACGAATGACCCGGATCTGGCCCAGCGAATGACCCTGCTCAGGAGTCACGGCATTACAAGAGATCATGAGAAATTTCAGATTGTTGGTGTGAAAGATTCTGTAAATGAAACAGAACCCGGCACATCCAAACCTCCCCACCTTCCCACCTTCCTACTATTATGAACAGATCGATCTCGGCTTTAATTACCGCATGACCGACATCCAAGCTGCCTTG
This genomic stretch from Desulfonatronum thioautotrophicum harbors:
- a CDS encoding aminotransferase class I/II-fold pyridoxal phosphate-dependent enzyme, whose protein sequence is MKTTDKPLLDSNILIYSINGDSPFHEKALDLLVQYTHSGFYVADINLIEFFQVVTDGRKTPHPFSTEQASEYIRRLVRIPQVNVLKTGSFHDILQDDDAHAEVRRLQIKRFAIYDYLIADCMRRHAVKLIITGNARDFRKFSFLDVINPFTTSLTSDLRPRTSDLKYISYARQSISEQDVASVCSVLRSDFLTQGPKVPEFEQAIAEYCNAGHAVAVNSGTSALHLACLALGLGIGDTLWTSPITFVASANCALYCGANVDFVDIDPRTYNLCPQTLEKKLQAAQQTGKLPKVVVPVHFSGQPCNMEAIHELGRQYGFRILEDASHALGARYKNEPVGNCRYSDITVFSFHPVKSITTGGGGMAVTNDPDLAQRMTLLRSHGITRDHEKFQIVGVKDSVNETEPGTSKPPHLPTFLLL